The genomic region AAATTTTGAAGTAGCAACTGCAGCGGTAAAAAAAGCCGATAGTTACCATTTTTCTAATTTTGAAGAATGGACTGAAACTCCTTTTATGGCAGGGTCAAAAATGCACCATCAATCTTTTGTGATGGAAGATTCAATGTTTCATATTTGGTTACATGGAAATATTCAACCAGACTGGACACAAATTGTTACCGACTTCAAGAAATTCACTCGAAAACAATTAGATATCTTTGGTGGTTTCCCTCATTCAGAGTTTCATTATTTATGCCTAATTCCATCATTTAGACATTATCATGGAGTAGAACATCCAACAAGTACTGTGATCACTTTGGGACCCGCTGTAGATTTTAATGATACAACTTTCTATGAAAATCTTTTAGGGATTTCCTCTCATGAGTTGTTCCATGTATGGAATATCAAAGGTATTCGTCCAAAAGAACTAAAACCGTACCCTTTATTTGAAGAAGTTTATTTTGATACTGGTTATGTAGCAGAAGGTGTTACGACCTATTTTGGCGATGAAATACTCTATCGTTCAGGAGCATACTCTAAAGAGCAATATAAAAATGAATTGAATAAGCTACTTACAAGGCATTTCGAAAATCAAGGACGTTATGCTTTATCAGTAGCAGATTCATCTTTAGAATTATGGACTGATGGTTATGAAAAAGGAATTCCTGCTCGAAAGACAAGTATTTATGTAAAAGGAGCTGTTGCCGCATTAATTCTTGATAGTATGATCAAAACAAAATTTGATGATCAGAAATCATTAGATGATGTAATGAAATTAATGTGGGAGCGTTTTGGTGAGAATTCTTTGGGTTATACATCAGAAGATTACAAAACCATTTCAGAAGAAGTTTTTGAAGCATCTCTAGACGAATATTTTAATAATGTAATCTTTGGAACGGATCTTTTAGAAGATAAAGTACAAGAAGCTTTACATCATCTTGGGTGGGAAACAGAAGTCAATTTCCCAAAAGAAGCACTTGCTAAATATTATGGTTTAAAAGTAGATACTAAAGGTATTATTGTAGATACTGCAGCTAGAAAAACAAGCCAGGATCTTGTGGAAGGAGATAAGATTATTTCAATAAATGATATTGTTGGCTCTGTAGATAGTTACCAAAAGATGGCGTCACAAAATGACGTATTAAAAGTTATTTACGAAAGAGATAGCCAAATCTTTGCAAAAGAGTTATATAAAAAGAAAGAGTTGTACTTTGCTAAGATTAATGTAACCTAAGTGAACTGAATAGTGTAATTAATAATCAATAAGTTTAAACAGAGGTACAAACTTGTTATCTTTACGTTTGGATAAACTAATTTTTTTAAATAAGATTTTTAGGTCATCTCTTTTTTCTAATTAGGGTTATTGATATGAAAAAACTATTATTACCATTTTTATTGCTCGGCTTTTCAACTACTTTATTCGCTCAAGAGAAAAACGCCGTAGAACTATTTTTTAAGAATGCTGAAAAATTTAGAATGGCAAAGGATTATTTACGAGCAATCGTTGAATATGAACAAGCTATAGCCATTGCAGATACATCAGCAAAAGTACATTATTGGAAAGGCGTTTGTAACCTATTGGTACAAGACAGTGCAAAAGCTGTTGACGATTGGGATAGAGCATTAGCACTAAATAAAAGCTATATGCCAGCATATTCAGCCATTTCAAAAGTATATCAAGGGAGTAAAGATTACGATAAATACAAAGCGAATGTAAATGCTTGGTTGACGGAAGAAAAAGATCCATTTAAGCAAGTGAATTTATGCTTAGAAACGGCTAATTTCTTTACAGCTGAAGAGATGTATGCAGATGCTCATGTGTATACTAAAGAAGGGTTGAAAATCTCTCCAAATAATGTAGAAATCCTTTACTTAGATGCTAAAACATCAAATAAGATAGGGAAACATCACGAAGCCATCAAAGTAATTGATCAGATACTGACTCAGTTTTCTGAAAATGCTCCAAAGCCTCAGGTAGCAAAATACTATTATGAAAAAGGTATCGCACTGTATGCTTTAGAAGATTACGACAAAGCGATGCCTGTATTAGAATTTGCCAATGTTGGTCCTTATAAGCCATTAGTAACAAAGCTAAAACCAGATTACTATTTTGCTGTAGCTAGTGCTTATGAAGATATCTATGAGTTTAGCAAAGCAAAATCATTGCTAGATAAGGCAATGAAAATTGATAAAAAATATATCAAAGCAAATATTTTACTAGCTGATATTATTGTTAAAGAAGAACACCATCATAAAGGGATCCACCTTTTTGAATTAGGGTTAAAAGACTATGTAGGAAATGAAAAAATTTACCTTAAAGCCTATATTGAGTTTATTGATATCCTTTTATGCTCTAAGAAATATGATGAAGCATTAAAATACGCTAACGAATGTTTGAAGAACTTTAAAGGAGTAAGAGAAGTAATGTTCCATAAGGTAGTAG from Flammeovirga agarivorans harbors:
- a CDS encoding M61 family metallopeptidase, with translation MKFYISPSPSHPYFLDFKISFVCTTDDTLVKLPLWRPGRYQVQTFAKNIRNIGAESNGKAFEVRNVSRNTWSVLGSQEGDEIILHYEYYARHQDAGGTWVSNDFWLINGISCGMLPEGLDQEEIDVIIDFPLNFEVATAAVKKADSYHFSNFEEWTETPFMAGSKMHHQSFVMEDSMFHIWLHGNIQPDWTQIVTDFKKFTRKQLDIFGGFPHSEFHYLCLIPSFRHYHGVEHPTSTVITLGPAVDFNDTTFYENLLGISSHELFHVWNIKGIRPKELKPYPLFEEVYFDTGYVAEGVTTYFGDEILYRSGAYSKEQYKNELNKLLTRHFENQGRYALSVADSSLELWTDGYEKGIPARKTSIYVKGAVAALILDSMIKTKFDDQKSLDDVMKLMWERFGENSLGYTSEDYKTISEEVFEASLDEYFNNVIFGTDLLEDKVQEALHHLGWETEVNFPKEALAKYYGLKVDTKGIIVDTAARKTSQDLVEGDKIISINDIVGSVDSYQKMASQNDVLKVIYERDSQIFAKELYKKKELYFAKINVT
- a CDS encoding tetratricopeptide repeat protein, with the translated sequence MKKLLLPFLLLGFSTTLFAQEKNAVELFFKNAEKFRMAKDYLRAIVEYEQAIAIADTSAKVHYWKGVCNLLVQDSAKAVDDWDRALALNKSYMPAYSAISKVYQGSKDYDKYKANVNAWLTEEKDPFKQVNLCLETANFFTAEEMYADAHVYTKEGLKISPNNVEILYLDAKTSNKIGKHHEAIKVIDQILTQFSENAPKPQVAKYYYEKGIALYALEDYDKAMPVLEFANVGPYKPLVTKLKPDYYFAVASAYEDIYEFSKAKSLLDKAMKIDKKYIKANILLADIIVKEEHHHKGIHLFELGLKDYVGNEKIYLKAYIEFIDILLCSKKYDEALKYANECLKNFKGVREVMFHKVVALHKLSRREEAIEVGLDLMSDSNITPQEFVKYSLLMGHVYGIENPIKCKQSLQDARKGPYYPVASYSLEYYAKVQNDNAL